The following proteins are encoded in a genomic region of Reichenbachiella sp.:
- a CDS encoding M28 family metallopeptidase — protein sequence MKNILNALIITSIAFACGPKENFQEAYDSINEEGLKTRIKTLASDEFLGRMPFTEGETKTINYLRDEFKKLGLKPGNGDSYFQEVPLVELTAAVDPQMKITGGENEINLNYWDDFVALTRRVTDSVRIENSEVVFAGYGTIAPEYDWNDYEGLDVKGKTVMVLINDPGFGTEDKSFFKGNEMTYYGRWTYKYEEAARQGAAGIIIVHETAHASYPFEVVQGGWSGANLYLENPDNNMSRCVIEGWVSEESANQMFANMGMEGYDFYEEARKREFKSFAMNQQLSVGLVNSIKRSKSNNVIAKYEGSERPEETIIYSAHWDHFGIGNPVDGDSIYNGAVDNGTGVAGIVQVAEAFTKLNIPTKRSVVFMAVTAEEQGLLGSAHYSVNPIYDPAKTVANLNVDAIRPIGRVNDFSIVGYGQSELDDYAKRAVEKQGRYITPDPHPESGGFFRSDHFNFASIGIPALYGKGATDSDANGKEWGEEQYKKYTSENYHKPSDEYSDDFNAEGVKLDMQVMFDIGYTLANESTFPKWKEGSEFKAIREGQQ from the coding sequence ATGAAAAATATATTAAACGCGCTTATTATTACATCAATTGCCTTCGCCTGCGGGCCGAAGGAGAACTTCCAGGAAGCATACGATAGTATCAATGAGGAGGGCTTGAAAACTCGAATTAAGACTTTGGCTTCCGATGAATTTTTGGGTAGAATGCCTTTTACTGAAGGGGAAACTAAAACGATCAACTACCTCAGAGATGAATTCAAAAAGCTAGGATTGAAGCCTGGAAATGGAGATAGCTATTTCCAGGAAGTTCCTTTGGTGGAATTGACCGCTGCGGTCGATCCTCAAATGAAAATCACAGGGGGTGAAAATGAAATCAACTTAAACTACTGGGATGATTTTGTTGCATTGACACGAAGGGTAACTGATTCTGTTCGCATAGAAAACTCAGAGGTCGTATTTGCTGGCTATGGCACCATAGCACCTGAATACGACTGGAATGACTACGAAGGCCTAGATGTAAAAGGCAAAACCGTGATGGTTTTGATCAACGATCCAGGATTCGGCACTGAGGATAAGTCATTCTTCAAAGGCAACGAAATGACCTACTATGGTCGATGGACTTACAAATATGAAGAAGCCGCTCGACAAGGAGCAGCTGGCATCATCATCGTACATGAAACAGCACATGCGAGCTATCCATTTGAGGTAGTTCAGGGCGGTTGGTCTGGCGCCAATCTATATTTGGAAAACCCAGACAACAACATGTCCAGATGCGTGATCGAAGGGTGGGTGTCTGAAGAAAGCGCCAATCAAATGTTTGCCAATATGGGGATGGAAGGTTATGATTTTTATGAAGAAGCACGTAAGCGTGAATTCAAATCATTTGCTATGAATCAGCAACTGTCTGTAGGGTTGGTTAACAGCATCAAACGATCGAAGTCAAATAATGTGATTGCCAAATATGAAGGTTCAGAGCGACCTGAAGAAACTATTATTTACAGCGCGCACTGGGATCATTTCGGAATTGGAAACCCTGTAGACGGGGATTCGATTTACAATGGTGCGGTAGATAATGGCACTGGAGTGGCTGGGATTGTACAGGTAGCAGAAGCTTTTACCAAGCTAAATATTCCAACCAAAAGATCGGTGGTATTTATGGCAGTTACGGCTGAAGAACAAGGACTTTTGGGTTCTGCGCATTATTCAGTCAATCCTATTTATGATCCAGCCAAAACAGTGGCTAATTTGAATGTGGATGCTATCCGTCCCATTGGTAGAGTCAATGATTTTTCAATTGTTGGATATGGTCAGTCAGAATTGGACGATTATGCAAAGCGAGCAGTTGAAAAGCAGGGGCGATATATCACTCCAGATCCTCATCCTGAATCAGGTGGATTTTTCCGCTCGGATCATTTCAATTTTGCTAGCATTGGTATCCCGGCGCTCTATGGAAAAGGAGCAACTGATAGCGATGCCAATGGCAAAGAATGGGGAGAAGAGCAGTACAAAAAATACACCAGTGAGAATTATCACAAACCTTCAGATGAGTACTCAGATGATTTTAATGCAGAAGGGGTGAAGTTGGATATGCAGGTGATGTTCGATATTGGCTATACGCTAGCGAATGAATCAACATTCCCTAAATGGAAAGAAGGATCGGAATTCAAAGCCATTCGAGAAGGCCAACAATAA